Proteins co-encoded in one Gemmatimonadaceae bacterium genomic window:
- a CDS encoding 4Fe-4S dicluster domain-containing protein has protein sequence MSQSTGSAGVKRREFLKVLGAASAVTTTIGCSQEKVEKLIPYLVSPDQTVPGVSTYYSTTCRECATACGVVAEVRDGRAIKLEGNPDHPVNRGALCARGQSALQGLYNPDRYRQPLVREGGKLVPTTWDKGLALLRQKIGEAKATGRGQNAVFLTEQDGGSFGAFVDTWLGALGLGPQLQYDSGADLALRAANVAAYGTAMPGVDMSAASLVISLGADFLDGREASVPMQLAFADARARLQHAPRFIYVGPRRSLTGLNADEWIACKPGSEDAIARALLAAVGGAGGATVKEASDASGVTEATLQRLADELRSARPSLVLSGVSTPNAGVVATLAAEINKAAGNVGVTVKPGEPLSGFDGVVGAARIAEVARQAEAGSVPLLFVRGVNPAYDTPKSVKFAEAMAKIPFKVSFSCYPDETSELCDLVLPSDHALESWGDAPAKPGIVSLQQPVMERIFDTKATSDVLLAVAQGDPTVSARFPWKSYRDYLIANFAGGTSAFTQALSNGMSNGSIAPRASGTASVSLSADAPAAIGGDGEYFLVTYPHAVLGTGAGANKPWLQELPDPVAKVVWQSWIELHPATAKKLGVVAGDHVTVQTAAGSITAPAFIYLGIRQDTVAVALGQGHTAYGRYAKDIGINALGALGGTYNGAGALALTQSRAKVSKAGERSDLITTEGSARQHGRGIAQALTVADVVAGRFKEEEHKFPGDASHEFLPGLRSPLAADAQGDLTDSTAKDLGMYDPKHWSGMAKRRWAMTIDLARCTGCSACVTACYAENNIPTVGARWQGRSLRPGSASDDSAWDTRPGANILKGREMSWLRIERYFEGGEDGSSDFEARFVPMMCQHCGNAPCEPVCPVYATYHAPDGLNVQVYNRCVGTRYCSNGCPYKVRYYNWHGYGEKERRQYAFPEPLHLQLNPDVTVRGKGVMEKCSFCVQRIREAENLAKVEGRELKADEFTTACAQACPSKAIVFGDAADESWSVAKAALDARAYHVFEELSTYTAVVYLKRVNHPAGGAA, from the coding sequence ATGAGCCAGTCGACGGGGTCCGCGGGCGTCAAGCGCCGCGAGTTCCTCAAGGTCCTGGGCGCCGCCAGCGCCGTGACGACCACTATCGGGTGTAGCCAGGAGAAGGTCGAGAAGCTGATTCCGTACCTGGTCTCGCCAGACCAGACGGTCCCGGGGGTCTCGACCTATTACAGCACCACCTGCCGCGAGTGCGCGACGGCGTGCGGCGTGGTGGCCGAGGTGCGCGACGGGCGCGCCATCAAGCTCGAGGGGAATCCGGATCATCCGGTGAACCGCGGCGCATTGTGCGCGCGCGGGCAGTCGGCGCTGCAGGGGCTCTACAATCCCGATCGCTACCGGCAGCCGCTCGTTCGCGAGGGGGGCAAGCTCGTCCCCACCACGTGGGACAAGGGGCTTGCCCTCCTGCGCCAGAAGATCGGCGAGGCCAAGGCTACGGGGCGTGGGCAGAACGCCGTCTTCCTTACCGAACAGGACGGCGGTTCGTTTGGTGCCTTCGTGGACACGTGGCTCGGCGCGCTCGGCCTGGGCCCGCAGCTGCAATACGACTCGGGCGCCGACCTGGCGCTGCGTGCGGCCAATGTCGCGGCCTACGGAACGGCGATGCCCGGCGTCGACATGTCGGCGGCCTCGCTGGTGATTTCGTTAGGCGCCGACTTCCTGGATGGGCGCGAGGCCTCGGTCCCGATGCAACTGGCCTTTGCCGATGCCCGCGCCAGGCTGCAGCACGCGCCGCGCTTCATCTATGTCGGCCCGCGCCGTTCGCTCACCGGGCTCAACGCCGACGAGTGGATTGCCTGCAAGCCGGGGAGCGAGGACGCCATTGCCAGGGCGCTCCTTGCCGCCGTTGGTGGTGCGGGCGGCGCCACGGTGAAGGAGGCCTCCGACGCCTCCGGCGTCACCGAGGCGACGCTGCAGCGCCTGGCCGATGAACTGCGCTCGGCGCGCCCGAGCCTGGTCCTCTCCGGTGTCTCCACGCCTAACGCTGGCGTGGTGGCGACGCTCGCCGCCGAGATCAACAAGGCGGCCGGCAACGTCGGCGTGACGGTGAAGCCGGGCGAGCCGCTGAGTGGCTTCGACGGCGTGGTTGGGGCGGCGCGCATCGCCGAGGTCGCGCGCCAGGCCGAGGCAGGGAGCGTTCCGCTTCTCTTCGTCCGCGGCGTCAACCCGGCCTACGACACACCCAAGTCGGTGAAGTTCGCCGAGGCGATGGCGAAGATCCCGTTCAAGGTGTCGTTCTCCTGCTATCCGGACGAGACGAGCGAGCTGTGCGACCTCGTCCTCCCGAGCGATCACGCGCTGGAGTCGTGGGGCGACGCGCCGGCCAAGCCGGGGATCGTCTCGCTCCAGCAGCCGGTGATGGAGCGCATCTTCGACACCAAGGCCACGTCCGATGTGCTGCTGGCGGTTGCGCAGGGCGACCCCACGGTGTCGGCGCGCTTCCCGTGGAAGAGCTACCGCGACTACCTCATTGCCAACTTCGCCGGTGGGACGTCGGCCTTCACGCAGGCGCTCAGCAACGGGATGTCCAACGGCAGCATCGCCCCGCGCGCCTCGGGGACGGCCAGCGTGTCGCTCTCGGCCGATGCGCCGGCGGCGATCGGCGGTGACGGCGAGTACTTCCTGGTCACGTATCCGCACGCGGTGCTCGGTACCGGTGCCGGGGCCAACAAGCCGTGGCTGCAGGAACTCCCCGATCCCGTGGCCAAGGTCGTGTGGCAGTCGTGGATCGAATTGCACCCGGCGACGGCGAAGAAGCTCGGCGTCGTGGCGGGCGATCACGTGACGGTGCAGACGGCGGCCGGGAGCATCACGGCGCCGGCCTTCATCTACCTGGGCATCCGGCAGGACACCGTTGCCGTGGCGCTGGGGCAGGGGCACACCGCCTACGGGCGGTATGCGAAGGACATCGGCATCAACGCGCTCGGCGCGTTAGGCGGGACGTACAATGGTGCCGGCGCCCTCGCGCTCACGCAGTCGAGGGCCAAGGTCAGCAAGGCGGGCGAGCGGTCCGACTTGATCACGACCGAGGGCTCGGCGCGCCAGCACGGGCGCGGCATCGCGCAGGCGCTCACCGTGGCCGACGTCGTGGCGGGGCGCTTCAAGGAAGAGGAGCACAAGTTCCCGGGCGACGCGTCGCACGAGTTCCTTCCCGGGCTCCGCTCGCCGCTGGCGGCGGATGCGCAGGGTGATCTCACGGACTCGACGGCGAAGGACCTTGGGATGTACGACCCCAAGCACTGGAGCGGGATGGCCAAGCGCCGTTGGGCGATGACCATCGACCTCGCGCGGTGCACGGGGTGCTCGGCCTGCGTCACGGCGTGTTACGCCGAGAACAACATCCCGACCGTGGGGGCGCGCTGGCAGGGTCGGTCGCTGCGCCCCGGTTCGGCCTCGGACGACAGTGCATGGGATACGCGTCCCGGCGCGAACATCCTCAAGGGGCGCGAGATGAGCTGGTTGCGCATCGAGCGGTACTTCGAGGGTGGGGAGGACGGCTCGAGCGACTTCGAGGCGCGCTTCGTCCCGATGATGTGCCAGCACTGCGGCAACGCGCCGTGCGAGCCGGTGTGCCCGGTGTATGCGACGTATCATGCACCTGACGGTCTCAACGTGCAGGTCTACAACCGTTGTGTCGGCACGCGCTACTGCTCCAACGGCTGCCCCTACAAGGTGCGCTACTACAACTGGCACGGGTACGGCGAGAAGGAGCGTCGCCAGTACGCCTTCCCCGAGCCGTTGCACCTGCAGCTCAACCCGGACGTGACCGTCCGCGGCAAGGGCGTGATGGAGAAGTGTTCGTTCTGCGTGCAGCGCATCCGCGAGGCGGAGAACCTGGCCAAGGTCGAGGGGCGCGAATTGAAGGCCGACGAGTTCACGACGGCGTGCGCGCAGGCGTGCCCGTCCAAGGCCATCGTCTTCGGTGACGCGGCCGACGAGAGCTGGTCGGTGGCCAAGGCGGCGCTCGATGCGCGCGCCTACCACGTGTTCGAGGAACTGAGTACCTACACCGCGGTGGTCTACTTGAAGCGCGTCAATCATCCGGCGGGAGGTGCGGCATAA